GCGGTCGGCGTTCCCCGGCTGTTGACGTTCTACCTGGACACGGTCCGGGAGCGTCTGAAGCAGCAATTCGGTCTGACTAACCCGATGCAGATTCCGCGGATCGTCAAGATCGTGCTGAATGTCGGCCTCGGCGAGGCGAGCAAGAATCCGAAGGCGCTCGACGCGGTCGTCGACGAGTTGGGGTTGATCACCGGCCAGCGGCCGGTGGTGACCCGGGCTAAGAAGGCGATCTCGAATTTCGGGCTCCGTCAGGGTGTCCCGGTCGGCGTGATGGTGACGCTCCGGGGCCCCCGGATGTTCGAGTTCTTGGATCGGTTCATCTCGCTCGCGGTGCCGAGGATCCGGGACTTCCGGGGGCTCCCGAACCGGAGCTTCGATGGAAGCGGCAACTATTCGTTCGGGATCAAGGAGCAGTTGGTGTTCCCCGAGATCGACTACGATCGGGTCGAGAAGATCCACGGGATGGACATCACCATCGTAACGACCGCCGGCCGCGATGACCTGGCCATGGCGTTGTTAAGGGAATTCGGCTGGCCGTTCCGGGGCGAAACCCCGAAGCGGACCGTGTAAGCGGGGGATGTAAGGAACTATGGCCAAGACCTGTTGGATCGAGCGCGCAAAGCGAGTTCCGAAATTCAAGGCTCGGGCGGTTCGGCGTTGTCAGCGCTGTGGCCGGGCACGGGCGGTGTTACGCAAATTCGGCCTCTGCCGGATGTGCTTTCGAGAACTCGCGCTTCGGGGACACATCCCCGGCGTGCGCAAAGCGAGTTGGTAAGGGAAGGGATCGCGCATGAGCATGACAGACCCTGTGGCGGATATGCTCGCCCGCATCCGCAATGCGGGTGCCGCTGGGCATCGCCGAGTGGAAGTCCCCGCATCACGGCTCAAGGCCGAGGTGGCGCGGATTCTCCACAGCAACCACTACATCGCGGATTTCAAGTTGGTCGAGGATGGTCCTCGCGGCGTCATTCGAATCACCCTGCGCTATCATAACGAGCGCCCGGTGATCCGAGAGATGAAGCGAATGTCCACGCCCGGCCTGCGCCGCTACGTCAAGAGCCGTGAGATTCCCCGGATCAAGAACGGGCTCGGTATGGCGATCGTCTCAACCCCCAGGGGGTTGATGAGCGACCGTGATGCCAGAGCCGCGAACTTGGGCGGTGAACTCCTCGCGGTCGTCTGGTAGGAGGCCCACCGTGTCGCGGATTGGAAAGAGATCAGTGCCGGTGCCGAAGGATGTCACCGTCCAGATCAACGGCAACTCGATTCTGGTAAAAGGTCCGAAGGGAGAACTCTCTCGGATCATTCACCCG
Above is a genomic segment from Gemmatimonadota bacterium containing:
- a CDS encoding 50S ribosomal protein L5; amino-acid sequence: MAEAKATKPAKTPKGGPPAKTSKRAKAPQGATDPAPKVAVGVPRLLTFYLDTVRERLKQQFGLTNPMQIPRIVKIVLNVGLGEASKNPKALDAVVDELGLITGQRPVVTRAKKAISNFGLRQGVPVGVMVTLRGPRMFEFLDRFISLAVPRIRDFRGLPNRSFDGSGNYSFGIKEQLVFPEIDYDRVEKIHGMDITIVTTAGRDDLAMALLREFGWPFRGETPKRTV
- a CDS encoding type Z 30S ribosomal protein S14 codes for the protein MAKTCWIERAKRVPKFKARAVRRCQRCGRARAVLRKFGLCRMCFRELALRGHIPGVRKASW
- a CDS encoding 30S ribosomal protein S8, translating into MSMTDPVADMLARIRNAGAAGHRRVEVPASRLKAEVARILHSNHYIADFKLVEDGPRGVIRITLRYHNERPVIREMKRMSTPGLRRYVKSREIPRIKNGLGMAIVSTPRGLMSDRDARAANLGGELLAVVW